In a genomic window of Punica granatum isolate Tunisia-2019 chromosome 6, ASM765513v2, whole genome shotgun sequence:
- the LOC116212183 gene encoding rapid alkalinization factor-like — protein MATFSSFLVSLVLLLLTALTISISDAGNAPFAGRWVPTTKGQNASSVEECLAENEFGIMDSKISRRILATSQFISYQALRSNSVPCSRRGASYYNCRPGAEANPYIHACTTLSQCRS, from the coding sequence ATGGCAACATTTTcatctttcctcgtatcccttGTCCTTCTCCTCCTCACAGCCCTAACCATCTCAATATCGGATGCAGGCAACGCCCCGTTTGCAGGCAGGTGGGTCCCAACCACGAAGGGCCAGAATGCAAGCTCGGTCGAGGAGTGCCTGGCAGAGAATGAGTTTGGAATCATGGACTCTAAGATTAGCCGACGGATCCTCGCAACTTCCCAGTTCATCAGCTACCAAGCCCTGAGAAGCAACTCGGTCCCATGCTCCCGGAGGGGAGCCTCATACTACAACTGCCGGCCTGGGGCCGAAGCCAATCCCTACATACACGCATGCACAACCCTGTCCCAATGTCGAAGCTAA